From the genome of Blautia pseudococcoides, one region includes:
- a CDS encoding amino acid adenylation domain-containing protein, producing the protein MKNILEFLEKTEQQYPCRTALDDGIFVFTWKELAELSRQMGTAFAGKTEPGQPIVILAEKSSVTLAAMFGAVYAGCFYVVVEPSQPAQRIQEILNVLEPELIVTNDRTRELLVQIDYKRNTYLVKDAMNEQTDWQVLQKIRRGCRDTDILYGIFTSGSTGKPKGIVVSHRAVMDFITHFVDTFGFTVHDRIGNQAPFDFDVSVKDIYTSMFTGAELVIIPKEMFSAPPLLLNYICEKKVTALIWAVSALSLVSALKGLAYQVPLTVKKILFSGEIMPVKQLRIWQAALPSAEFVNLYGPTEITCNCTYYRVKEMLQDGEKIPIGKAFPGRDVFLLDENEKEIVSPGMVGEICVSGESLSDGYYHNPKETKEKFIFYVRGGDGGVRCYKTGDLGFYGKDGELYFSGRKDFQIKHMGHRIELEEIEHAMDQTDGLERGLCLMDQRTNRLVAFYMGDVSKEQILKQMKEKLPAYMIPHKLIKTDLMPLNKNGKIDREYFRQKLG; encoded by the coding sequence ATGAAGAATATACTGGAGTTTTTGGAAAAGACAGAACAGCAATACCCCTGTCGCACAGCGTTGGACGATGGAATCTTTGTATTTACCTGGAAAGAATTAGCAGAGTTATCCAGACAGATGGGGACAGCATTTGCAGGAAAAACAGAGCCAGGGCAGCCAATTGTCATATTGGCAGAAAAAAGTTCGGTCACGCTGGCAGCTATGTTTGGGGCGGTATATGCCGGATGTTTCTATGTTGTAGTTGAGCCTTCGCAGCCAGCGCAAAGAATACAGGAGATTTTGAATGTGCTGGAGCCGGAGCTTATTGTGACAAATGACAGAACAAGGGAACTTTTAGTACAGATAGATTACAAGAGGAATACATATCTGGTAAAGGATGCCATGAATGAACAGACAGATTGGCAAGTTCTTCAGAAGATCCGAAGGGGCTGTCGGGATACAGATATCCTGTATGGAATCTTTACTTCCGGTTCAACCGGAAAACCGAAAGGAATCGTAGTCAGCCACCGGGCAGTGATGGACTTTATCACACATTTCGTGGATACATTCGGATTCACAGTTCATGACAGGATTGGAAATCAGGCACCTTTTGATTTTGATGTGTCAGTGAAAGATATTTATACCAGTATGTTTACTGGGGCAGAGCTTGTTATTATTCCAAAAGAAATGTTTTCTGCGCCACCTCTACTGCTTAATTATATTTGTGAAAAGAAAGTAACCGCACTTATATGGGCAGTGTCCGCCCTCAGTCTGGTGTCAGCATTAAAAGGACTTGCCTATCAAGTACCTTTGACGGTAAAAAAGATTCTTTTCAGCGGAGAAATCATGCCAGTAAAGCAGCTCAGAATATGGCAGGCAGCATTACCAAGTGCAGAATTTGTTAATTTATACGGACCTACGGAAATCACCTGCAACTGCACGTATTATCGGGTAAAAGAAATGCTTCAGGACGGAGAAAAAATTCCGATTGGAAAAGCATTTCCGGGCAGAGATGTGTTCCTTTTAGACGAAAATGAAAAAGAAATTGTATCTCCAGGAATGGTTGGGGAAATTTGTGTTTCAGGAGAGTCGCTGTCGGATGGATATTATCACAACCCCAAGGAAACAAAAGAGAAATTTATATTTTATGTGCGAGGTGGTGATGGAGGTGTGCGTTGTTATAAAACCGGCGATTTGGGATTCTACGGAAAAGATGGTGAACTTTACTTCTCTGGACGGAAAGATTTTCAGATTAAACACATGGGACATCGAATTGAACTAGAAGAAATCGAGCATGCAATGGATCAGACTGACGGTCTGGAGAGAGGCTTATGCCTGATGGATCAGAGAACAAACAGACTGGTGGCATTTTATATGGGGGATGTAAGTAAGGAACAGATTTTGAAACA
- a CDS encoding GNAT family N-acetyltransferase has translation MERNIELIAIKENEREWFIKDLQKAFATAVVEAFGEQEEEIIPRVDITDAMDTKGAETYHIISNGKITGGVVIVINAKTQHNSLELLFINRTYHNKGLGLAAWRKIEQMYPDTKVWETVTPYFEKRNIHFYVNKCGFKIVEFLNPHHLDSHEEKKGEDDWCMFRFEKIMGDKNN, from the coding sequence ATGGAGCGCAATATAGAGTTGATTGCAATCAAAGAAAATGAACGGGAATGGTTTATTAAAGACTTACAGAAAGCATTTGCAACTGCAGTTGTAGAAGCATTCGGAGAACAGGAGGAAGAAATTATTCCAAGGGTGGACATTACAGATGCGATGGATACCAAGGGAGCAGAGACTTATCACATTATCTCCAATGGAAAGATTACGGGAGGTGTGGTGATTGTTATAAATGCAAAGACACAGCACAATTCGCTGGAGTTATTATTTATCAATAGGACATATCACAATAAGGGATTAGGTCTGGCTGCATGGAGAAAAATAGAACAAATGTATCCAGATACGAAAGTCTGGGAAACAGTTACGCCATATTTTGAAAAAAGAAATATTCATTTTTACGTGAATAAGTGTGGCTTCAAAATTGTTGAGTTTTTAAATCCACATCATTTGGATTCCCATGAAGAGAAGAAGGGAGAAGATGATTGGTGTATGTTTCGGTTTGAAAAGATTATGGGGGATAAAAATAATTAA
- the ltrA gene encoding group II intron reverse transcriptase/maturase, with protein MKKTNKLRYAEYYDMQSKLDQLYMQSKNGNNFYKLTKLMESEENIRLAYRNIKKNMGSHTAGVDGKTIADIEDLTVEEVVTKIREMFKWYEPEKVRRVYIPKPDGRKRPLGIPAIWDRLFQQCILQILEPICEAKFHPHSYGFRPNRSAHHAIARANHFMNNKGNGYHYCVDMDIKGFFDNVNHGKLLKQMWTMGIREKKLLSIISTLLKAEIIGEGKPIKGTPQGGILSPLLANIVLNELDWWISNQWETIKTIREYTTHKGARRALMRQRKNLKHCYMVRYADDFKIFCRDYPSALRLYHATQDFIERRLKLEISPEKSKIVNLRKQRSEFLGFTMYVRPKRNGYVAYSHMSDKAIRHAHDKLKQSIKRIAKEQSRDAVWKYNTVVMGIHNYYEVATHVNRDLAHMSQHLTKSLYNRLRRDWRPASKADLSITLLKRYGRYNPKWYKAHDMIIIPIYTWKHRYAIQFNQNICPYTKEGRALIHNNLKAVSREVLIHIQRYYCDYRSIEYNDNRISKFISQYGKCAISGEELTLRDWECHHKVPLKYGGTDKYNNLIIMILPFHKAIHKRDRKELDNLMEKYQLSEQKRKLCIELHELANQSEK; from the coding sequence ATTAAAAAGACAAACAAACTAAGGTACGCTGAGTATTATGATATGCAGTCTAAATTAGACCAATTATATATGCAAAGCAAGAATGGAAATAACTTTTATAAGCTGACAAAGCTTATGGAAAGTGAAGAAAATATCCGATTAGCCTATCGGAATATAAAGAAGAACATGGGCAGTCATACTGCTGGTGTTGATGGAAAAACAATAGCTGACATCGAAGATTTGACAGTTGAGGAAGTTGTAACAAAAATACGGGAAATGTTCAAATGGTATGAACCTGAAAAAGTCCGAAGAGTGTATATCCCTAAACCTGATGGACGGAAACGACCGTTAGGCATTCCCGCTATATGGGACAGGTTATTCCAACAATGTATTCTTCAGATTTTAGAACCTATATGTGAAGCAAAATTTCATCCACACAGTTACGGATTCCGACCAAACAGAAGTGCTCATCATGCAATAGCAAGAGCAAATCATTTTATGAATAATAAAGGGAACGGATACCATTATTGTGTTGATATGGACATTAAAGGATTTTTTGATAATGTAAATCATGGAAAATTGCTAAAACAAATGTGGACAATGGGAATACGAGAAAAGAAACTGCTTTCCATAATTTCCACTTTATTAAAAGCAGAAATTATCGGAGAGGGTAAGCCGATAAAAGGAACACCGCAAGGCGGTATATTAAGTCCGTTATTGGCAAATATTGTGTTGAATGAACTTGACTGGTGGATTAGCAATCAGTGGGAAACAATCAAAACTATAAGAGAATATACAACACATAAGGGTGCAAGAAGAGCCTTGATGAGACAAAGGAAGAATCTAAAACATTGCTATATGGTTCGTTATGCCGATGATTTTAAAATCTTCTGTCGAGATTATCCGAGTGCATTGAGATTGTATCATGCTACGCAAGATTTTATTGAAAGAAGATTGAAATTGGAAATCAGTCCCGAAAAATCAAAAATAGTCAATCTTAGAAAACAGCGAAGTGAATTTCTGGGTTTTACTATGTATGTAAGACCAAAAAGAAATGGTTATGTGGCTTATAGTCACATGAGTGACAAGGCAATCAGACATGCACATGATAAACTAAAACAATCTATTAAAAGGATTGCAAAGGAACAATCACGTGACGCAGTGTGGAAATATAATACGGTAGTAATGGGAATCCATAATTACTATGAAGTAGCCACGCACGTAAACAGAGATTTAGCCCATATGAGTCAACACCTTACAAAATCTTTATACAACAGGCTGAGAAGAGATTGGAGACCAGCGAGTAAAGCAGATTTATCCATAACACTTTTAAAACGTTATGGCAGGTATAATCCAAAATGGTATAAAGCTCACGATATGATTATCATTCCTATATACACATGGAAACACAGGTATGCGATACAATTCAATCAAAATATCTGTCCATATACAAAAGAAGGAAGAGCCTTGATACACAATAATCTAAAAGCGGTGAGCAGGGAAGTTCTTATACACATACAGAGATATTATTGTGATTATCGTTCTATTGAATATAACGATAATCGTATCTCAAAATTTATTTCTCAATATGGAAAATGTGCAATCAGTGGCGAAGAATTAACGTTGAGGGATTGGGAGTGTCATCATAAAGTTCCCTTGAAATATGGTGGAACAGACAAATATAACAATCTTATTATTATGATACTACCATTTCATAAAGCAATTCATAAAAGGGATAGAAAAGAACTTGACAATCTAATGGAGAAGTATCAGTTATCAGAACAAAAAAGGAAGTTATGTATAGAATTACATGAACTGGCTAATCAATCAGAAAAATAG